Proteins encoded by one window of Nicotiana tabacum cultivar K326 chromosome 10, ASM71507v2, whole genome shotgun sequence:
- the LOC107790859 gene encoding uncharacterized protein LOC107790859 isoform X2, with the protein MLGTYLNVVALSTLFLLFSNWLGYAFFKDTRQGETTFTSYGATLYQMFLLFTASNHPDVWIPAYKTKDEEESPVISLKPSPALHQPGSNLLNSNKNFEPCISYICMPGILLHLLVAHLLMSERVGNSFISLKLPTKHLLSKSLSEISGP; encoded by the exons ATGCTTGGTACCTACCTTAATGTTGTG GCTTTATCTACTTTATTTCTTCTATTCTCAAACTGGTTAGGGTACGCCTTTTTTAAAGACACGCGGCAGGGAGAAACCACGTTTACTTCATATGGTGCGACATTATACCAAATGTTTCTTTTGTTTACTGCATCGAACCATCCAGATGTATGGATCCCTGCATACAA gaccaaagatgaagaggaatcCCCAGTAATCTCACTCAAACCCAGTCCAGCTTTGCATCAGCCGGGTAGCAACCTACT AAACTCGAACAAGAATTTTGAGCCATGCATTTCATACATCTGTATGCCAGGGATATTGCTCCATTTGTTAGTGGCCCATCTCCTGATGTCAGAGAGAGTGGGCAATTCCTTCATATCACTGAAGCTGCCAACCAAACATCTGCTTAGTAAATCCTTATCAGAAATTTCAGGCCCTTGA
- the LOC107790859 gene encoding two pore calcium channel protein 1B-like isoform X3 — translation MFTDFHLVIGTFNSLALVILNFLEGVTLLILMIHILFPISYEGFHLYRKSLLNRMKVILLFILVADIVVYILFPVNYYLPFRIAPYLRVVFFILNNRNAWYLP, via the exons ATGTTTACTGATTTTCACTTAGTGATTGGGACATTTAATTCCCTTGCACTAGTCATTCTAAACTTCCTTGAG GGTGTTACTCTTTTAATTCTTATGATACACATTTTATTTCCAATATCATATGAAGGCTTCCATCTCTACCGGAAAAGTCTTCTTAATAGAATGAAG GTCATTTTGCTGTTTATCTTGGTTGCAGATATTGTCGTCTACATTCTTTTCCCCGTAAACTACTATCTTCCATTTCGTATTGCACCCTATCTCAGGGTGGTGTTCTTTATTTTGAACAATAG GAATGCTTGGTACCTACCTTAA
- the LOC107790859 gene encoding uncharacterized protein LOC107790859 isoform X1, whose translation MLGTYLNVVALSTLFLLFSNWLGYAFFKDTRQGETTFTSYGATLYQMFLLFTASNHPDVWIPAYKFSRTKDEEESPVISLKPSPALHQPGSNLLNSNKNFEPCISYICMPGILLHLLVAHLLMSERVGNSFISLKLPTKHLLSKSLSEISGP comes from the exons ATGCTTGGTACCTACCTTAATGTTGTG GCTTTATCTACTTTATTTCTTCTATTCTCAAACTGGTTAGGGTACGCCTTTTTTAAAGACACGCGGCAGGGAGAAACCACGTTTACTTCATATGGTGCGACATTATACCAAATGTTTCTTTTGTTTACTGCATCGAACCATCCAGATGTATGGATCCCTGCATACAA ATTTTCTAggaccaaagatgaagaggaatcCCCAGTAATCTCACTCAAACCCAGTCCAGCTTTGCATCAGCCGGGTAGCAACCTACT AAACTCGAACAAGAATTTTGAGCCATGCATTTCATACATCTGTATGCCAGGGATATTGCTCCATTTGTTAGTGGCCCATCTCCTGATGTCAGAGAGAGTGGGCAATTCCTTCATATCACTGAAGCTGCCAACCAAACATCTGCTTAGTAAATCCTTATCAGAAATTTCAGGCCCTTGA
- the LOC107790859 gene encoding two pore calcium channel protein 1B-like isoform X4 produces MFTDFHLVIGTFNSLALVILNFLEGVTLLILMIHILFPISYEGFHLYRKSLLNRMKVILLFILVADIVVYILFPVNYYLPFRIAPYLRVVFFILNNREL; encoded by the exons ATGTTTACTGATTTTCACTTAGTGATTGGGACATTTAATTCCCTTGCACTAGTCATTCTAAACTTCCTTGAG GGTGTTACTCTTTTAATTCTTATGATACACATTTTATTTCCAATATCATATGAAGGCTTCCATCTCTACCGGAAAAGTCTTCTTAATAGAATGAAG GTCATTTTGCTGTTTATCTTGGTTGCAGATATTGTCGTCTACATTCTTTTCCCCGTAAACTACTATCTTCCATTTCGTATTGCACCCTATCTCAGGGTGGTGTTCTTTATTTTGAACAATAG GGAATTATGA